DNA sequence from the Coffea arabica cultivar ET-39 chromosome 11c, Coffea Arabica ET-39 HiFi, whole genome shotgun sequence genome:
TGGAGTACTAAGTTGCTCTCCTTTGGGGGTAAGTTAGTCTTGGCACGGCATGTACTAGCATCATTGCCCATGTACTTACTTCAGGTGTTAAATACTCCGAAGGTGGTACTTACACAGTTAGGGAAAATTTGTAACTCCTTTCTTTGGGATAATAAGGGGGAGAGGCGCATTCATTGGTCCTCCTGGGACAAGTTGTGCTTTCCAATTGATGAAGGGGGGCTGGGTTTTCGGTCCTTCAAGGACATGGCCCAGGCTTTCGCGGTTAAACTTTGGTGGCGTTTTAGGCTTGGAGAGTCGATTTGGGCTAAATTCATGCATGTCAAGTACATAAAAGGAATCCATCCAGCGGAAGCTTCGGTAGAGTGGGCAACAGGTACCTGGAGGCGTCTGGTGGCCATTCGACATATGGCGGAGCAGAACATTAGGTGGTCTTTAGGGGAAGGCCTTGTGGATTTTTGGAAGGATAGGTGGGTTTTCCATGAGCCTTTAGAGACGGTGGTGGATCGTTCCCTGAAACCCCATTTTATTGTCTCGGAATTTATTACTAGGGATGGATGGGATGAAACGCGTCTGGCTCAGTGGGTTCCAGGGTTTGTCATACAGGCGATCAAAGATGTGCCTCACGATTTAGATCGAAAGGATATGATGGTTTGGGTGCCTTCCCCAACAGGAGGTTTCACGGTTAAGTCGGCTTGGGATGTGCTTCGGCAAAGAAGGCATCGATCGGTGGTTGATTCCCTACTCTGGCCTTCTATATTGCCGGCAAAAATGTCCTTTTTTGCATGGAGGCTGGTACGTAATTTCCTTCCTTTAGATGTGACGTTGCGTGATCGGGGTTTGATTTTGCCTTCTCGGTGTGGGTGTTGCTACCTGGAGGAGGAGGCTCTGTTGCATGTCTTTTTAACTGGGCCGGTTGCTTCGGAAGTATGGCGGAGGGTGTCTGGCCGGTTTGGGTTTCAGTTGCGTAATTGTTCGCGTATGGCGTCGATTTTTCTCTCTTGGCACATTACTGCACCTACATCAGCGAAGGAACACATCCGGGCAGTCTTGCCAATTATAGTATGCTGGTTCATTTGGTTGGCCAGGAATCAGGAGCGCTATCAGGGCATGCGATGGGGGGTAGACAAAATACTTCGCGAGGTGGATTGTTTTTTGGATCAGCTTGGGAGGGCAGGTAAGTTTTGTCGTGCGCATTTTAAAGGGGATGCGGATTGTGACTTGCTAAAATTCATTAAGGCCTCTCCAAGGAGGAGGGTCCCGTGTGCGGTTGCCTGGGCGAAACCTCCACTCGGGTTCTTTAAGCTTAACTCAGACGCCAGCGTGAATCGTGGTAGGGCCTCGGGTGGTGGTCTGCTGCGTGATAGTCAGGGGAGGTTGATATTTGCTTTTTACAAGGAATTTGGTGAGCAAGATGTATTGGAGGCAGAAAGTTTGGCTTTGCTGTTTGGTTTGCAGGTGTGTGCTCAACGGGGGATTTGTCCATCGTTGATTGAGGTGGATTCCAAAACTTTGGTCCAGCTGCTTGCATCGGGGGTAATTGGGAAGTGGCCTTTATGTAATGTTTTGCGGCAGATTAGAGACCTACTGGATGGGTTTTCGGCGTCTATTTCACATGTTTTCAGGGAGGCTAATTCATCTGCGGATAGGCTAGTAGCTGTTGGGGCTGGGGGCACCTGGGTGTATGATCAGGCTCATCAACTTCCGCCGTTAGTTCGGGCTTCGATTAATCTTGACTCACGAGGAGTGCCGGGTCTTCGTTGGGTAATAGAAGAGGATtagggcttttttgtttttctggttGTAACTTTAAAAGTTAGAGGA
Encoded proteins:
- the LOC140016456 gene encoding uncharacterized protein gives rise to the protein MNQEWADGYELSHVSHLSRGRSDHAPLLINCHNENHSKRSFRFLNVWRKHSSFLEVVQQGWAVPVEGEGMPKFYNKLRAVKGCLQVWNSQVFGNIFSKVREAEALMKQREEQFDSERDSAARAALEEAKAAYARSLALEAEYWRQKAGIKWLQVGDANSAFFHSHCRQCRNFNFVARIRDGSGTWLEDTQAIQQSAVEFFSALFASEHQRGHSPVMPFSIPQVSPADNDMLSALPDMADLKGVVFALDIDSAPGSDGFGAGFYQACWDIIQFDLLEAVQAFVQGMRLPRSFTSTSIILLPKIAGAMQWKDFRPISLCNVCSKIISKLVSDRLGRVLPALVSPWQTGFVPGRGITDNILLTQELVADLDRRLRHPNLMLKLDMEKAYDRVEWPFLLYMLRQFGFAEQVVDMFFRLVSNNWFSVLVNGEAAGFFRSSRGVRQGDPVFPGLFVLVAEFLGRGLQHLLGLQPGRCFATAGCPVPYLAFADDMLLFTRCSEECLSAIKGFLLEYETASGQRVNVNKSSFFLPLRATPDQEQLVTRVLGFRKQAFPFIYLGAPIYKGRRRGVLFDDILSRMRDRLGHWSTKLLSFGGKLVLARHVLASLPMYLLQVLNTPKVVLTQLGKICNSFLWDNKGERRIHWSSWDKLCFPIDEGGLGFRSFKDMAQAFAVKLWWRFRLGESIWAKFMHVKYIKGIHPAEASVEWATGTWRRLVAIRHMAEQNIRWSLGEGLVDFWKDRWVFHEPLETVVDRSLKPHFIVSEFITRDGWDETRLAQWVPGFVIQAIKDVPHDLDRKDMMVWVPSPTGGFTVKSAWDVLRQRRHRSVVDSLLWPSILPAKMSFFAWRLVRNFLPLDVTLRDRGLILPSRCGCCYLEEEALLHVFLTGPVASEVWRRVSGRFGFQLRNCSRMASIFLSWHITAPTSAKEHIRAVLPIIVCWFIWLARNQERYQGMRWGVDKILREVDCFLDQLGRAGKFCRAHFKGDADCDLLKFIKASPRRRVPCAVAWAKPPLGFFKLNSDASVNRGRASGGGLLRDSQGRLIFAFYKEFGEQDVLEAESLALLFGLQVCAQRGICPSLIEVDSKTLVQLLASGVIGKWPLCNVLRQIRDLLDGFSASISHVFREANSSADRLVAVGAGGTWVYDQAHQLPPLVRASINLDSRGVPGLRWVIEED